A single genomic interval of Daucus carota subsp. sativus chromosome 1, DH1 v3.0, whole genome shotgun sequence harbors:
- the LOC108205158 gene encoding glycine-rich RNA-binding protein, translated as MAEVEYRCFVGGLAWATNDESLEQAFSQFGDITDSKIINDRETGRSRGFGFVTFKDEKSMRDAIEGMNGQELDGRNITVNEAQSRGSGGGGGRREGGGGGYGGGGGYGGRREGGGGGGYGGRREGGGGGYGGGGGGYGGRREGGDGGYGGGGGGSRW; from the exons ATGGCAGAAGTTGAATACAGATGCTTCGTTGGTGGCCTCGCATGGGCCACTAACGATGAATCTCTTGAACAAGCTTTCTCTCAGTTCGGCGATATCACTGACTCCAAG ATCATCAACGATCGCGAGACAGGGAGATCGAGAGGCTTCGGATTCGTTACTTTCAAGGACGAGAAGTCGATGCGCGATGCGATCGAAGGAATGAACGGCCAGGAGTTGGACGGCCGTAATATCACCGTCAACGAGGCTCAGTCTCGCGGAAGTGGTGGCGGCGGTGGACGTCGTGAAGgcggtggtggtggttatggaggcgGTGGCGGTTATGGAGGACGTCGTGAAGGCGGAGGCGGCGGTGGATATGGAGGACGTCGTGAAGGCGGTGGTGGCGGTTATGGAGGCGGTGGCGGTGGATATGGTGGCAGAAGAGAGGGAGGGGATGGAGGCTATGGAGGCGGTGGTGGTGGATCCAGGTGGTAA